CTGGGGCAACTTCGGAGGCTACTTTTCCAGCTTTGGCGCGTAAATATTCATTGGGAACTCGTCCTTTCAATTGGAGCGTTTCCCGATCGACATCGGGTTGAATGGCATACACGGACAGTTCTGGAGAAGAGAGTAGAGCTTGACGAGTTTGGACTTCTAGGCGATGTTCTTTGTGCCATTGGTGAGAAGTCCAAATCCAAGGAATAGCAATGACTCCAACTACTCCTAGAATGAGGAGAATTAAGGCCCAGGGAAATTCATCATCCTGTTTTTTCTCACTTTCGGCAAAGAGTTTTTCTAATGCATCTGGGATGGGTTCGGGGACTGTATCGGAGTCACCGTCAAATTCACTGATGGAGTCGCCAAATTTTTGTAGGAGGAAGGAGTAGGTGGTTTGGATTTCTTGTAAGAAGGCTTTTGAGGGTTCGCCTTTAACGACAACGGCCATATAGGAATAACCGGCTACTTCGAGGAGTATTTTACAATCATCATATTCAATTTCGTTGAGTTCTGAAGCGGCTTGATCGGAGGAAATACAGTCATTGACAAAACTGCGAATGGCGGTGAGCATTCCGGCCAGCATGTCTGATTCTAGACGTTCTACTTCTGAGGGTTGGTATTCGCTAATAACGAGACCAGAGGCTTTGTGAATCAGGAAAATGGCCCGCACACTAAAGGGCATGGATTCTTGAAAGATCAGTTCGGCCTCGGAAACGCCCCGAACTTTGGCTTTGATTTTCCGTTGAACTCCTTTTAAGGTGAGGGCGCTTTCGACTTTCTGGTTGATGGATTGAATCACATCGTTCATGTATTTGGCAATGGTGTTGCCAATGACGGGATAGAGAGCATCAACCATGGAGTCCCGTTCGCACTCGATTTGTTCTTTAATGGCGGGGCCCATTTCTGGGCCGAGGGCTTTGGCGATCGCATGGCGATCGATCCGAATTTGCTCTTCAATGGCTAAACTCACCTCTGGAGCGAGGGCTTTGGCGACTTGCCGGGGCGATCGCCGGATTTCTTCGGCAATAGCAGCCGGAATCAAATCTGCCAATACCCCACTCATGGCTTCCGCATCCTCTTGAGCGCGATTTTGAATGATTTTGTCAATGATGGGAGTCAGTACCCGAATACTTTGCTCGTGAGAAACGGTTAAATCAAATCCCAAGAGTTCAGACACTAAAGGCATGAGGGGATTAATCAGGGCCGTTTGTTGTTCGAGTTGGCTTAAGCGCTCTTCTAGACTCAGATCTGATGAACGATTCAAGGATGATAGATTAGAGGCTCGATCTGAAGGGGGAGATTGGGCTAAAGAGGAGCTAGAGTCTGGGGGTTCTGCGGGCAATAATAAATTTTGCAGAGAATTGAGAGACCCCTCTAGCTCTGGAGCCGTTTCAGGTTGGGGTTGAGGCGGTCGATCTTCCGGTTCAGATTTGGCTTGGATTGGAGGAATGGGGGTTTGAGGAGAATTGGAGGGAGATTGGTCTTCCTCCAATTCTGCTTGCAAGACTAAAGGGGGTAAATGTTCGTCTGAAATTTCAGACGAGGATCGCGATTCAGGTTGCGGATCGAGGAGCAGATCGGACAATAAATCTAGGGTACGCTCCAATCCCTGGGGGGAATCAGGGGATTGAGATGAAACGGAAGCCTTGGGTTTTCTTGGGCGTTCTACTTCTGTCATTGGCTGATCTCGATTCAACCAATTAAAGAGGTTCTCTTCCTCCAAAGTGGATTCTAATCTAGTCTCAGAAGAGGATTGAGAACGCTTTTCTTGTGAATGTCGATCTGATAAAACCATGATGCACCCCGATCGCTGATTCCTCGTTCACACTTAACTTAAGAGTGTTGTTCCGGTAACAATAAATCTGCCTTCATTTCCGATCCTTCAATTTCTTGAACGAAATCCGTTTTCTTGACTTTCATGCACAGGTCAAATAAGACTTCTGCGAATTCATCACGGGAAATCTTATTATCTTCGAGTCCATTGACATACTTATCCACTTCGGTCTGGATTTGCCCGGTGATAGCATGTAGCTCTTTTTGCAAAGATTCTTTAGTATGGCGAATGTTTTGCTCTAAACTTTCCGTCTGGTTATGTAAGGTTTTATCTAAACCTTTGATTTGTTCATTAAAGTTTTTCTGAGTCCGTTCTAGGTCTTGTTTAAATTCGGTGAAGTCTTCCGTATGGGTGACGGTCACATACTGAATTTTTTTCTCTAGGGCATAGGAATTGGATCGCAGTTCATTGGAGAACTGTTCATTCAGTCGATTCAGGCGATCGCCCATCTCTTGCTTGAGATCTTTAATCATGCTCTCCAATGCTTCTAGTCGGGTATCGAGTTCCCGTTGCTGTTCTCCAAAGAGCAAATCGCGGATCTGTTCGACATTTCCCAGGCGATCGCGCATATCCTTCTGTTGTCCTGGATCGTTCATCATCGTTTTCCTCTCACACTCGCGTGAAATAGATGCTTTATGAGCGCTTAAAACTCATAGCTTAGTGCTTCAACAAATCCCTTTGATTTTACTGGAATTTTTCGCCAATACAAGCTTAAATTGCAAATTTTAATCTCCCTGAGAACAAATGTGGCCATCTTGAACCCGTAGAATCTGGGAAGAGTGTAACCAGTTTTGCTCAAAGGCACTTAAGTGGGTGGTAGTAATCAGGGTTTGGAACCGGTCGGCGATCGCTTCTAAAAGCTGATTTTGGCGCATTAAGTCCAATTCTGCTAGTACATCATCGAGTAACAACAAGGGGGATTCTCCCACGACTTCAGAAATTAATTTTAATTCCGCTAATTTTAAAGATAACACTAGGGTTCTCTGTTGTCCTTGAGAGCCATATTGACGGGCGGGAGTCCCATTTATATAAAAGTCTACCTCATCTCGATGGGGGCCGACCAGGGTAGTGCCTTGAGCGTGTTCGGCGATCGCCCGATCCCTCAGTTTCTGGAAAAAGGCTCTCTCAATAGTTTCTACCGGCGATCGAGAATCTCCATCCCAAAATACACTGGGATTATAGGCGATCGACAATTTTTCCCTCGATCCACTAATACTGTCATGCCAAGCCTGGGCAATAGGTGCCAGGCGCTCTAACACCCTAGCGCGTCGGCGAATTAAACGCAGTCCCACTGACACCAACTGGGCATCCCAGAGGGCTAACTGTTGGGAAGCGTCCCGCCCCTCGACCTCTTGAAATTGCCGCAGTAGGGCATTGCGTTGGCGCAAAATTTGCTGATATTGACGCAACATCGGATCGTAAACCGGTTCCAACTGCGTCAGCAGCGTATCGAGCCACAAGCGCCGGTTTTCTGGAGATCCGCGCACCAAATCCAGATCCAAACTAGAAAACTGCACTACATTGAGCGCCCCTAGAAAATCCCGCCGTCGTCGCTGGGTTTCCTGATTTAACACCAATGTCCGGTTACCACTGGCTCGCAAAACCACTTTTAGGTCAATTTCCCCCGTTTGTCGCTCCAAAACGGCGCTCACTTGAGCCATAGAAGCTGAATACTCTGGTGATTGCAGTACCAAATCGCGATCGCTCTTAGCTCGATGCGATCGTAACGTAGACAATAGCTCCACCGCCTCCAATAAATTCGACTTCCCCTGAGCATTGTCTCCCACCAAAATAACCTTCGGAGCTAGAAAACTCACCGCTTGCTCCACATAATTGCGAAATTGCTTAAGATAGAGGTGCTTCAAATACATTCTTACTACATTACTGATTACTTAACAGCACCAAGCACTGTAAACCCATGCCCACCGATCTGATTCTGCTCCTTGCTGCCCTGATTATCTCCTGGCTCATATTTACCTGGCTCGTGAAAATTGTTAAACTAACCGTAGGCACAGCCCTAACCCTTGCCGGAATCGTCCTCATCCTGCAACTGCTCTTTGGCATCAACCCTAACCAACTTTGGCAACAAATCCTTAACTTACCCCAAATAGTCCTCAACTGGATCTCCAATTAACCCCTGCATCTCCCCTCAAGCCCCCCTAGTCCAGTTTATCAACCGCCCTCCAACTGTGACCTCCACAGGCACTGAACCCTCTCAATTATTCGACATCTACCCCAACCATTTGTACAATTGGCATTGATCCCCACGGTTTTCTCATCTCATCTGTGGCATTCTAAGAACAATTATCCCTTTTAACTTTAGATCGTGCGAGGCAACTCCCATGAACCCTAAGAAAAACTTCTCTAACATCCACCCCATTTGGAATTGGATTAACTGGTTTAGCTTTCCTATCCTCCTATTTATAGGGATTCATCTTCTACAAGTCCAAGACTCTGTGCCTCAATCGACCTTTTCCGTCCCACCCCAATCCCTAGAACTGCAAACTTCCTTATCTAAGCACTCGTGAGCGCTACCAATGGTAGGCTAAACCTATCGAAACTTCATCCATTGTCTTATGTCAGGGCATCAGTTACGCCACCTTCTTGACCAACCCGGAACCCTTATTGTGCCTGGAGTCTATGATTGTTTGGGAGCGAAGTTAGCCGCCCAAGTGGGCTTTGAAGCCGTGTTTACCAGTGGGTTTGGGATTTCTGCCTCTACCCTGGGATTACCCGATTATGGGTTATTGACAGCCACGGAAACGCTCCAGAGTGTAGGCAAAATGGCCCAATCGATTTCTATTCCTCTAGTGGCGGATCTCGATACCGGTTATGGCAATCCCCTCAATGTGATTCGCACGGTGACTGAGGCACTGCGGTGGGGGGTTTCTGGGATTATTTTGGAAGATCAGGTTTGGCCAAAAAAGTGCGGCCATTTTCAAGGAAAACAGGTCATTTCGGCTGCCGAACAGGTGGAGAAAATTAAGGCAGCAGTCCATGCTAGGGGCGAGAGTGGTTTGGTGATTGTGGGGCGCACGGATGCGAGAGCGCCTTTGGGGTTGGAGGAAGCGATTCGTCGGGGGCGGTTATATGCGGAAGTGGGAGCGGATATTGTGTTTATTGAAGCGCCCCAGTCTTTGCAGGAGTTGGTGGCTATCTCTAAGGCGTTTGCGCCCACAGGTGTCCATTTGTTTGCTAATTTAATTGAGGGCGGTAAAACCCCTTGTTTAAGTCGTCCTCAGTTAGAGGAGTTGGGGTTTAAGGTGGGGGTGTATGCCCTGTCGGGTTTGTTTGCGGCAACTCAGGCGATGCGGGAGTGCTTCGAGCGGTTGAGAGCTGAGGGGACGACGGGAAGGACGGATGGGGATCTCTCCTTCCCGGAATTTGAGCAAATTATAGATGTGGATCGATATCGAGATCTGGAACGGCGGTTTACAACTGCTGATCGATCCATTAACAATTAAATTAGCGATTACCGATTACCCACTCATGACTGAACCTTCTGCTGATCTGAATGTCCAATCTTCTATGGCAACGCGCATCCGTAATTTGGTGGTGGCATTAACGGCGATCGCCTTAAGCGCAGCGTTATTTTTAGGTCTACAAACCCAAAATCCGTCTACCTCTTTGTCTGAGTTAGCTGAAACCTCGACCCCCTTAGACGTGGCGCTAGAGAATAAGAAGCCTACATTAATGGAGTTTTATGCCAATTGGTGTTTAAGTTGCCAGGCTATGGTTCCCGATATGGTGACGTTGCGAGAAAGCTATGGGGAACAGGTCAATTTTGTGATGTTGAATGTGGATAATACTAAGTGGTTGCCAGAAATGGATGCCTATCGAGTGGATGGGATTCCCCATTTTGTGTTTTTGGATCGTCAGGGAGAGGCGATCGCCGAAAGTATTGGCGAAGTCCCCAAACCCATTCTACAAGATAAATTAGAGGCTCTAGTCGCAGGTGTCCCCATTCCCGATGCTGGCAAGATTGGCAAAGTATCGAGCCTAGAATCGGGTTCAGGAAGCCCAGTCCCCAGGGTTTCCGATCCCCGCAGTCATGGATCTCAGGTGGTACAGTAGATGGGGCGATCGGATTCTCAAGGGATATCAATTCTGTTTCCAGGAAACAGCTTGTATTTCGTTGCGTGTAGTTTCGGATAAGCGTGCAGCAGCTTCTCCAACAATAATCATTTTTGATAAATGGGTTGAGCAGTGTTCAAAATTGCCTCGCGGCGTAGTGGGTTGTTGCTGCTTTCAATAGCGCGTTTACTGACAAGATCAACTGGGCGGTTTAGAAGTTGAGCAAAGTCTTCATGCATTTGGGCAAAATCAAGTAATGTCCAATGGCTTTGTTCATCCCAGGTAATGAGTAAATCAACGTCACTATCGGGGCGGAAATCATCGCGCAGAACGGAACCAAACAGGGCAAGCTCGATAATTTGCCACTGCTGGCACAGTTCCCGCAAGCGATCGCGATCGATATCAAGGCTAGGATGAATCGTCATCATCTTGGATATAAAACATTATTCAATAATTTCATCATATTGTTGGGGATTGTCTGGGGTTTGTTGTCTCATAGTTTCAAAGATCTCTGGTAGAGTGTGTTGACTCAACCATCGATCGCGATCTTGAGTGTAATTTTCCTTACCAGGGTTAAGATATTGAATAAATCGGATCGCGTCTACGATGCCGAGGGAATCAATCAGAGCTTGATAGCCTTGGTTTACAATTTCTTGGTAGGTTTTAGTCATGATTGTTAGGGTCTGCTTGGGTCATTTCCATTAACCATTGAACAGGATTTTCAACGGAGATTTTAAGGATTTCGTGATAACGTTTTGCTTTGCGATCGCCAGAATCGCTTTAATGTTGTTAAGTTTTTCAAGGTTGGGCATTTGGGCAAGTTCCACTTCTAGAGCAGCACTGGCGATCAGTTGCCTTTGTCCAGTTTCGCATTGGTGAACAATGGTGAGGATTGCTTGAGCTTCCAGGGCAATGCGGGGCTGGCTAAGGTCATCAAAGGGACGATTGAGACAACAAGCATCCAGATAAATTCGGGAATTCAGGAAGTTTTCGCGATCGCAGCTCATTGTGGATAAAGAGGGTAAGTGTGGCTGAGGATGTTGTGGCGGCGGATGGGGTTAAGGTGATTTGGGCGCTTTCAGCAAATTGTACCAGTAGATCAACGTCACCCTACCAGTGAGCCATTCCTCTATCATGCTTTTGTCCACTCTGATGACGATCCACTAAAATTTAAACTATCCCTACTCTCTGAAGCCAACTAAGTTCATGTACGTTTATCGCACAGATCAAGTTAAGCACAAAGCCAAGCAACATAATCTGGAGAGCCACATTAATCGATTCTGTGATGAACTGTTGCCTCAGAGTG
This genomic interval from Roseofilum capinflatum BLCC-M114 contains the following:
- a CDS encoding OmpA family protein, producing the protein MTEVERPRKPKASVSSQSPDSPQGLERTLDLLSDLLLDPQPESRSSSEISDEHLPPLVLQAELEEDQSPSNSPQTPIPPIQAKSEPEDRPPQPQPETAPELEGSLNSLQNLLLPAEPPDSSSSLAQSPPSDRASNLSSLNRSSDLSLEERLSQLEQQTALINPLMPLVSELLGFDLTVSHEQSIRVLTPIIDKIIQNRAQEDAEAMSGVLADLIPAAIAEEIRRSPRQVAKALAPEVSLAIEEQIRIDRHAIAKALGPEMGPAIKEQIECERDSMVDALYPVIGNTIAKYMNDVIQSINQKVESALTLKGVQRKIKAKVRGVSEAELIFQESMPFSVRAIFLIHKASGLVISEYQPSEVERLESDMLAGMLTAIRSFVNDCISSDQAASELNEIEYDDCKILLEVAGYSYMAVVVKGEPSKAFLQEIQTTYSFLLQKFGDSISEFDGDSDTVPEPIPDALEKLFAESEKKQDDEFPWALILLILGVVGVIAIPWIWTSHQWHKEHRLEVQTRQALLSSPELSVYAIQPDVDRETLQLKGRVPNEYLRAKAGKVASEVAPDLTLDNDIVAVNLPPDLDAAATEVNRIIQVLNQLDGVDISATYNQGNVTVSGTVVEGDDLEKILDSLEGVTGVSSVFSRIQLQSSPLEMKFYFESGSDQLHPADLAEGIPKIAQFLNQYPEFDLMITGHSDKVGGWGENQKLSWQRAEAVKVTLQQQGIPSQRLKIRGSTEPPPGINSTDALALSRCVRFELFRPIKVGN
- the recF gene encoding DNA replication/repair protein RecF (All proteins in this family for which functions are known are DNA-binding proteins that assist the filamentation of RecA onto DNA for the initiation of recombination or recombinational repair.); translated protein: MYLKHLYLKQFRNYVEQAVSFLAPKVILVGDNAQGKSNLLEAVELLSTLRSHRAKSDRDLVLQSPEYSASMAQVSAVLERQTGEIDLKVVLRASGNRTLVLNQETQRRRRDFLGALNVVQFSSLDLDLVRGSPENRRLWLDTLLTQLEPVYDPMLRQYQQILRQRNALLRQFQEVEGRDASQQLALWDAQLVSVGLRLIRRRARVLERLAPIAQAWHDSISGSREKLSIAYNPSVFWDGDSRSPVETIERAFFQKLRDRAIAEHAQGTTLVGPHRDEVDFYINGTPARQYGSQGQQRTLVLSLKLAELKLISEVVGESPLLLLDDVLAELDLMRQNQLLEAIADRFQTLITTTHLSAFEQNWLHSSQILRVQDGHICSQGD
- a CDS encoding isocitrate lyase/PEP mutase family protein, yielding MSGHQLRHLLDQPGTLIVPGVYDCLGAKLAAQVGFEAVFTSGFGISASTLGLPDYGLLTATETLQSVGKMAQSISIPLVADLDTGYGNPLNVIRTVTEALRWGVSGIILEDQVWPKKCGHFQGKQVISAAEQVEKIKAAVHARGESGLVIVGRTDARAPLGLEEAIRRGRLYAEVGADIVFIEAPQSLQELVAISKAFAPTGVHLFANLIEGGKTPCLSRPQLEELGFKVGVYALSGLFAATQAMRECFERLRAEGTTGRTDGDLSFPEFEQIIDVDRYRDLERRFTTADRSINN
- a CDS encoding thioredoxin family protein, with the translated sequence MTEPSADLNVQSSMATRIRNLVVALTAIALSAALFLGLQTQNPSTSLSELAETSTPLDVALENKKPTLMEFYANWCLSCQAMVPDMVTLRESYGEQVNFVMLNVDNTKWLPEMDAYRVDGIPHFVFLDRQGEAIAESIGEVPKPILQDKLEALVAGVPIPDAGKIGKVSSLESGSGSPVPRVSDPRSHGSQVVQ
- a CDS encoding nucleotidyltransferase family protein codes for the protein MMTIHPSLDIDRDRLRELCQQWQIIELALFGSVLRDDFRPDSDVDLLITWDEQSHWTLLDFAQMHEDFAQLLNRPVDLVSKRAIESSNNPLRREAILNTAQPIYQK